aaaatcgtcgtaaattttgtttaaattagaaaattgaTATACAATGACGTTactaaaaaaacttaaaagtCATAGTTATTGTATTATGAAGTAGTAAACTATATTATAAAAAGGTTTTAACAATTCTCCTCGTTGATACTCAAAAGATGTGATTTGTTTAAACAAGCTCGCAGAAACAtttaactcacacacacacattatAAATGGCTTAAGCGATTCCAAAGGTGCCTCTTGTGACTTACTTAATCATCCGCCACGACGACGCCAAGATATCACGCGCcactaataatatttacagcaacttattaattatttattgatggtaaatttcattattaattacgTGGCAGATTGGGACACtggcttttttttaatattattttttagtattaatttttaaattatacttttagttttattcaattattttattttatttttttttttttagttataaattaacactataatttacttttaattaatagtattaattaattaattaattaatgtcaaTATAATGCATTTGTGAATccaatcaattaataattgaaaattaccatTAATAAAGGCGGTTTCTGTGTTGACTCATACAGACACTTAaagtaatgataaaaatatatatatataaaaaaaaattaaaatccaaaaaaaaaagataatttaaatttaaaaatgtcaaaaaaaaattttttgtgtttagTAGTATTCTCAATTTTTAGTGTAGCGTTTAGAcccaatttaaataattggcAATATATTGTGCatatacaatttaaatattactgtttaaaatttacatttatgtttcaattatatattgtttttttctttctctatttcaatttaatttgtaacaaTAACATCcgatcataataaataatttagatatataaataataaaatttattattattaataataattactccGAAAATTTTGTCGCTAAAATATGTACGCtcatttattattcttatttatagGTTTACGAGGGAATGAATAATTGCTAAATAAAtaacctgaaaaaaaaataactaattttaaatgttattattatttttatcaatacacaaaaattaattacgattgatttaattattatttgttgtgAAAAAAAGCACTCAGTGGAGAGTAAGTGCAATAAGTATaagacattttattttatttgaattataccAATAGTCAAAGTTTGTTTTTTTCCCTTGtactgctttttttttttagggtaCTGATTTGGGTATCAGGCCCAGACTGTCCAGCATTACCGGAGattctttattttcttctaCTGTTTCGATCACTGCTTTTACAGTAGCTTTAGGTGATGTTTGTCGACATTTTACCAGATGAGATGCtggaatttaaaaagaaaaattactagagtgaatttttagatatgtaattgagaaatgatcttttattttgtgaactattgacatttttaaagatataagctcatcctgatgttatactcgccgtgacctttcatttgagtacccacatcaattttttatatatttatatacattatatatatgtatagatgaacaatatatcaaaaatacatgtgggtactcaaatgaaaggtcttgatgagtgtaaaattgggatgagtttatatcttaaaaaatgtcaataattaagaaattaccttttatattatcaactattgatattttttaagatataagctcatcctgatgttactctcatcaagatctttaatttgagtacccacatcaatttttcatatatttcatatatatatatatatatatatatatatgaaaaatatatcaaaaatgcatgtgggtactcaaatgaaagctctcgatgagtataacatcgaaattagcttatatctttaaaaacttcattaattaaaaaagtacagtgcaatttaacaatagtaagtatttaataaagcaaaattaaaattatttttagttcacaagtcacggcagtcacatagtgactgaaAGGTTgctaattaatcaattaatatttttattaaaacacttgtacttttaatttaacaactaaataattataaaaaaaaaaaatttacccaaTAAATTTCCATCAATAGTCGCTAATCCACACGagcaattcatttttttctccaGCGGAATATTAACCAGCGGCGATGGAACAATTAAACTAGTCATCGGCCGTTCATTATGAATCTGCTGCTGATGTTCTTTAAAAGCCCTCCAACAACAAGTAACATAACGACACCGCAAGCACCTCTGTTCCCCAGGAAAATGTTGTTCCTCATCAACATCCTCTTCACATTCCAAACAAGCCAACGGCTGATAAGACCTGAGTCCCATATTAGGCAAATGAATCTTAACTTGTCCCCAGCTCCACtttctaatattattatccTCGGGCAACTCCGGCGAAGGGCTTCTAACAACAATTCTTCTGAGCTGGTGCTGCGATTTGCAAATGACAATAATATTGCTCTGATCCGAGTCGGACATTGGATGCTTAAACGGATGAAAGTTAGGATCCTTGGATCCATGATAAACCTGATGAAGAGTCCGCTGGTGTCTTTGAAGCAGGCTCTTCTGATTGAACCACAAGCAGCACCTGGTGCACTTATTCCCCCTACCCTGCTCGCGCCTCACCATGTGTCTCTGCAAATGCACTAAATAAACATGGACATTGCTAGTGCTGACCTTTCCATCCTTAGCAAGTGGAATTAGTTTCAAGCAATAAGGACACTGGAGCGTCTCTCCTTTCTCATGAACTTCATAGAAGTGATCAATGATGTCCTTGTGACTGGAAGTTCTGTACCAGCAGCTGTCACACCTGTAAGGCATCTCCGAGGGCAGGTGCATGAACGACATatgattgattaataattgGGTGTTGCTGAACTTCTGCTCGCAGATTCCACAAGCCACCATAGCAGCGTCGTCGCTCTTTCCAAAGACACTGTGATGCTCGTCAATGTGGGTGGTCATCTGGTGCTTAGACGAGAAAGCAGCGCAGCAGTACCTGcacacatgattttttttttttcaaaagtaagttttattaatttcactCAAAATACATAACAAAATATATCCAATATATTTCCAAAATATATCTTCGCAAAAGATAAGCAAAAAGAATCAGTAAGTTAAAGTGATTAGAAGGGTTATTAATGATTCAAAATACACTTAAAGGTAATACttatatcgacgttctaattagcaaattttctaactccattttagagaatcttctatttgtacgaaaaaaacaattagttcaaaatttattttcactttaaaaaaccattgaatatcattattatctaatagagatataatatttaggtttgaatcattctaataatttataattcgatTATGGCtatatcaaaatgttaaaaaatcaccttctaaaaaataagcagttagacaaattgctaattagaccgtcgatatattttttcatactattggaaaatattttgaattttgatgcagaaaaaataaaaattataatcaaaataataattttaaataaaaacaaaaatttcctACGTATTTAtgtgtacttaaaaaaaaaatgtgttttgttaaaacgcaagattttgagaaaaaaatgagtttttaattgttccaccaaaaaattcaaaaaaattcctgagTATAGAGGAGTGTAAAAGACAGTTTCTGATGAATTTTGGTGAGTGACATATTTCAAGaaggctaaaaaaaaaaaaaaaatataattttcttttctccGTTAAAAATCGGCTTTCTGTTTGAGAATCATGAtcatatgattttttcatgttttgGACTCGTaagaattaggaaaaaaatcatcattaaataattccgaattttactataaaaataaaaataattttgaaaaaacagatttttttgaaattctcgAATAGCGTTTGAGTTAAAGAGCTGAAAATTGAtgtgaattattttcattcgaCACCAAATCGACCCCCTAAgtataagtcaaaaaaaccATGGGGGCAGAATTTCCATATTAATATGGCTATGCCCTTtcaataagtataaaaaatacttcaacATAGCAATACTTAGTGTAATTTGTACTAACTGGCTACGAGCTGTAGATCTcgttagttataaatattaaatgaaataattttcttttaacatAGTGATAAGTTAGAACATTTTATGTTAACATATGAGGTTATTAAGATGTCGAAAAATTATGGTATGAAAAAATACATCGGACATATACCTGCACACATGACTGCTcctattattcttattactgCTGCTattttcatcatcatcatcattaacCACAGTCTGTCCAGGAACTCTGGGTGGAACATGACAGATCATATGCTCCATAATCTGCGTATTAGTTTTCAAAACACTGTTGCAGAGGAAGCATTTAAAATCAACGGCGCTCTTGTCCTCCTTCGCCACCTGGTGAGGATCTCCGTCAACAGTCGCATAGTAAAATTCACTCAACGGAATCTGGTCGCTTTTCAGATGCTCAATGCCTCGATATTGAATCAATTTAAAGTCCAGAAGAGGTCTTTTAGCTTCTGGGCCAGAATCTTGCTGCCGCTTGCGTTTTCTCTTAGGCCCGGGCTTTAATTGAACCGGCTCTGATTGGCGGTTGTTCTCCTTCTTGCCACCTCCTAGACCCACTTTCAAATGCTCCGGGACAGAAGGGAGAGACAGAGGCAGAGTCTGAGATTCAACAGTATAAGACCAGTCTTGAAAAGGATTAGTGGAGATTTTAGCCAGCCGGTCTAGCAGCGACTCGCTGGTGCACAGCTTGGTTTGTTCCGCGAGGTGCAGAATGATATTATCAAACGCCCGAGCGGCTGTGGAGCCAAAAGTCTCGCGCCAAACTAGCTCATCAAGGAACTGCTGCATCATCTGGCGGCTCAGGAGACTCAAAGTGTTCTGGAACATCCTGGGGACTATTTTTCTCAGGTACTCCATTATCTGGTAGTTGCTTCGGGTGTTCCGGGGGTTCTGGTCGCTAAAAGCTGTCTGGTGGACTTGGGAGAAGCCCATGTCTTGCAGAGTAGGTTTGTCTACTGTAAAATCCGTCAGGATCTTGGAGTCCTTATGGACCCAGTTCTCCAGAGGGTGGAGAATATTATTGAACCTTCTTCTGAAAGACCTGTCGGAGTCATGCATCGGGTCGCAGGCTCTCAATCTCAATTGCCCGGTTTCAGCATTAAGAATTCCCAAAACTTCAACCTTTACTTGCCGCATATTGCCATCTTGAGAAGTGGTGCCAAGGCTGATGACTCCAACCTGGATGCTGGAGCCCTTGCCGCCCATTAGGGAGCTCTTGTCCCAGATAGCGGCTGTGCAGACACTCCGGAGGTTGGTGTAGAAGTTCTTGACGTAAACATTAGAGACCTTGACCCAGGAAACTACGTTTTGAATATTTGTCTGGCAGGACCAGTGGTAGATCAACTTAAGCAGCACTGAAGGCGGGTGAGGCGCTCCTTGGAATATAGACCCAGAGAAGACTGAGACGAATTTATTGTGGCAGCAGTTGGCGATCCAAACGTACCCGCCAGAGTAAGGAAAAGTTCCCGCGTCGCTGTACATTCCTAGTTTTAGTTTCTTGTACGAAGGATTTCCCGTTGGGTCGACGACTCCCGTGGGGTGCTGGGTGCAGAACTGCTCCGAGCGGATCAGGCCCTTCTGGATGAGCCACTCTGCGAATTTAGAGGGAGTGTAAACTAGCACATTCTTTACAGTCATGTCCAGCTCGCTGCGCTCCTGAGTTGCTTGAGCTGTGGTGATGTTCTTGATGCTCAGGTGAGGTCGCGCGACTACTACCAATGAAGGGAAGGTCCTGGTGCCGTTGGCTTTGTTGAAAGCGATCTCCTTGTTGTCCGGAAGGTTCTTCTTGGCTTCTTCGATTACATCACCGGCTCCGTTCTTGGCTCCGACGCGAATCCCGCCGATGCTAGTTTGCTCAGTCGGCCTGGAGACTACAATTGAGTTGGAAGTAGTTGTAGACCTGTTGATCTTGATTCCTT
The sequence above is drawn from the Cotesia glomerata isolate CgM1 linkage group LG4, MPM_Cglom_v2.3, whole genome shotgun sequence genome and encodes:
- the LOC123264261 gene encoding uncharacterized protein LOC123264261, whose protein sequence is MAKGRLITRSVSKNKPVDMTLNLECSDEPLSEAQLAMSTKLKENYERVVSTLDDLMKEHSGQLLTQVGGVNAYQYKLSSNTVNSPSLIKANQLSVVNQTKSIKLNVLDTSNTATPLTTTTTTPQGNMLVVDPRMGVLLGTVVSSQSLSAPVVTTSTAASTPAATTVSTASQKSLISTTESTTTPTNSRITTTSSGAITSVVTTPTAMRRAKVVPLQQLQEDPEIPALRLRNKTVTTSSTPTTTTPTATPNSQGIKINRSTTTSNSIVVSRPTEQTSIGGIRVGAKNGAGDVIEEAKKNLPDNKEIAFNKANGTRTFPSLVVVARPHLSIKNITTAQATQERSELDMTVKNVLVYTPSKFAEWLIQKGLIRSEQFCTQHPTGVVDPTGNPSYKKLKLGMYSDAGTFPYSGGYVWIANCCHNKFVSVFSGSIFQGAPHPPSVLLKLIYHWSCQTNIQNVVSWVKVSNVYVKNFYTNLRSVCTAAIWDKSSLMGGKGSSIQVGVISLGTTSQDGNMRQVKVEVLGILNAETGQLRLRACDPMHDSDRSFRRRFNNILHPLENWVHKDSKILTDFTVDKPTLQDMGFSQVHQTAFSDQNPRNTRSNYQIMEYLRKIVPRMFQNTLSLLSRQMMQQFLDELVWRETFGSTAARAFDNIILHLAEQTKLCTSESLLDRLAKISTNPFQDWSYTVESQTLPLSLPSVPEHLKVGLGGGKKENNRQSEPVQLKPGPKRKRKRQQDSGPEAKRPLLDFKLIQYRGIEHLKSDQIPLSEFYYATVDGDPHQVAKEDKSAVDFKCFLCNSVLKTNTQIMEHMICHVPPRVPGQTVVNDDDDENSSSNKNNRSSHVCRYCCAAFSSKHQMTTHIDEHHSVFGKSDDAAMVACGICEQKFSNTQLLINHMSFMHLPSEMPYRCDSCWYRTSSHKDIIDHFYEVHEKGETLQCPYCLKLIPLAKDGKVSTSNVHVYLVHLQRHMVRREQGRGNKCTRCCLWFNQKSLLQRHQRTLHQVYHGSKDPNFHPFKHPMSDSDQSNIIVICKSQHQLRRIVVRSPSPELPEDNNIRKWSWGQVKIHLPNMGLRSYQPLACLECEEDVDEEQHFPGEQRCLRCRYVTCCWRAFKEHQQQIHNERPMTSLIVPSPLVNIPLEKKMNCSCGLATIDGNLLASHLVKCRQTSPKATVKAVIETVEENKESPVMLDSLGLIPKSVP